The Paenibacillus sp. YPG26 genome includes a window with the following:
- a CDS encoding FAD-dependent oxidoreductase — translation MKIAIIGGGLAGLTAAAYLSENRELEGTVFERSPQLGGRAFTYQKSGFTLNYGAHAVYGIDRHTLHHLEEDLGLVFESKQVDKRKVVYAKNDHLTPAPLDFMNIMKTDVLSSMEKVRFVAEIAAIIGHVHHLKNYDTLGDYLDHSHASDDVKELWKHLVCSNFFITPSDARKVSGEVIAEYYHNLFLSSKPVNYILGSWAAITDQLQDKIDHNEKWNIALKEPVESIAQENGKFLLRTKNHEALVFDKVIIATPVQQAVKLLENTEWSVHLDPYKDNTPTEVMVYDIGFKEVVARPFHYISDMTNKMFISDVSATDYTVVPEGGQLLQGIAYLNDDFKDDEERKAYLEKKTNSMESLFDKYYPGWREAVEVKRVSKKAMVSSVKNISTNRLLPNRLPDVPFFFCGDGCVGKGELAERAFSSGRKVALKLLSQMIKPEKVASE, via the coding sequence ATGAAGATCGCCATTATCGGTGGAGGTTTAGCTGGTCTGACCGCCGCCGCCTATTTATCCGAGAACCGCGAATTGGAAGGCACGGTATTTGAACGCAGTCCACAGCTCGGCGGCCGAGCTTTTACTTATCAGAAGTCAGGCTTCACGCTCAATTATGGGGCCCACGCTGTATACGGAATTGACCGCCATACCCTGCATCATCTGGAGGAAGATCTCGGTCTGGTCTTTGAAAGCAAACAGGTGGATAAGCGCAAAGTGGTATACGCGAAGAACGATCATCTGACTCCCGCTCCGCTTGATTTCATGAATATTATGAAGACGGATGTCCTCAGCAGTATGGAGAAAGTCCGCTTTGTAGCTGAGATCGCCGCCATCATCGGTCATGTCCATCACCTGAAGAATTACGATACCCTGGGTGATTATCTGGATCATTCCCACGCTTCAGATGATGTCAAAGAACTATGGAAGCATCTTGTGTGCTCCAATTTCTTCATTACCCCCTCGGATGCCCGTAAAGTATCCGGTGAGGTTATCGCGGAATATTACCATAATCTCTTCTTGTCCTCCAAGCCGGTGAACTATATCCTCGGCAGCTGGGCTGCAATTACGGATCAGCTTCAGGACAAGATTGACCACAATGAGAAGTGGAACATCGCCCTCAAGGAGCCTGTGGAATCTATTGCCCAGGAGAACGGCAAATTCCTTCTTAGAACCAAGAATCATGAAGCACTTGTATTTGATAAAGTAATCATTGCTACTCCTGTTCAACAAGCTGTGAAGCTGCTTGAGAATACCGAATGGTCGGTTCACCTGGATCCATACAAAGATAATACTCCTACCGAGGTTATGGTCTATGATATTGGCTTCAAGGAAGTCGTAGCAAGACCCTTCCACTACATCAGCGACATGACGAACAAGATGTTCATCAGTGACGTCTCTGCCACGGATTATACCGTTGTACCCGAAGGGGGACAACTGCTGCAGGGGATCGCTTATCTGAACGATGACTTTAAGGATGATGAGGAACGTAAGGCATATCTGGAGAAGAAGACGAACAGCATGGAGTCCCTGTTCGATAAGTATTATCCAGGCTGGCGGGAGGCTGTCGAGGTGAAACGGGTCTCGAAAAAGGCGATGGTCTCCAGCGTGAAGAATATCAGTACGAACCGCTTGCTTCCCAATCGGCTGCCGGATGTACCCTTTTTCTTTTGCGGCGATGGCTGTGTAGGTAAAGGGGAACTGGCTGAACGAGCATTCTCCAGCGGGCGCAAGGTTGCTTTGAAGCTCCTTAGTCAAATGATCAAGCCTGAGAAAGTGGCATCTGAATAA
- the gerQ gene encoding spore coat protein GerQ: MYNPQYRPVSYRVGNNNNIGAPMGSTSGPGMGSTTGPAAGGTGTYPPAALGIPFSPQGTAMVSPANITEQSFIENILRLNLGKVGTFYMTYENNREWNAKIFKGVLEAAGRDHIIISDPNTGMRTILLMVNLDFATFDQPLIYQYPGVIGNPPAQSGR; the protein is encoded by the coding sequence ATGTATAATCCGCAATATCGTCCGGTTTCTTACAGGGTTGGCAATAACAACAACATAGGAGCACCCATGGGCAGCACTTCGGGTCCAGGAATGGGCTCCACTACAGGTCCTGCAGCAGGAGGAACTGGTACTTATCCACCAGCAGCACTCGGTATTCCATTCTCGCCTCAAGGAACCGCAATGGTATCCCCAGCGAATATCACGGAGCAGTCCTTCATCGAGAATATTTTACGTCTCAATCTGGGCAAGGTCGGAACCTTCTATATGACTTACGAGAACAACCGGGAGTGGAATGCCAAAATATTCAAAGGCGTGCTCGAGGCAGCTGGCCGCGACCATATTATCATCAGCGATCCCAATACCGGGATGCGTACAATCCTGCTTATGGTTAATCTGGATTTTGCCACGTTTGATCAACCGTTAATTTATCAATATCCAGGTGTCATCGGGAATCCACCTGCCCAGTCGGGAAGGTAA
- a CDS encoding hemolysin family protein, producing the protein MLQVVLILFLVVLNGFFVSVEFAMVKIRSSRIEALAEEGRRNARIAKRMINNPEAFLSACQLGITLCSLALGWLGGPLVAAMLKPVFSLFGWGDPLIQGVSFTTAFILIAVLHIVLGELAPKAIAIRRAENITLLSAGPMSVFHKAVYPFIWALNGLANALLRLLHISPDSDQDNVHTEEEIRVLMKESGESGLLDSTELTMVDNIFEFADTTAREIMIPRTEMICLYSQNTLDENLEIALEGMRTRYPVCDNDKDHIIGFIHIKDLIRTGSPDYRDLLRPMMTVPESIPISDLLKRMQRGKTQIALLIDEYGGTSGIVTLEDIVEQIVGEIQDEFDEERPGFEQIGDNMYSIDGLMLIDAVNDRFGLEMDSDDYDTIGGWLYSRIEVLPPRIGQSAEYGGCTFIVEETDQKRISRIKLLRHEAFVQLEEAGA; encoded by the coding sequence ATTTTGCAAGTGGTACTCATTTTATTTTTGGTGGTGTTAAATGGATTCTTTGTGTCCGTAGAATTTGCGATGGTAAAAATCCGCAGCAGCCGAATTGAAGCCTTGGCAGAAGAGGGTCGGCGCAATGCCCGGATCGCCAAACGGATGATCAACAATCCCGAAGCGTTCCTGTCTGCCTGTCAGCTCGGAATTACCCTGTGCTCTCTTGCGCTGGGCTGGTTAGGAGGGCCGCTTGTAGCGGCTATGCTTAAGCCGGTATTCTCTCTATTTGGTTGGGGAGATCCCCTAATCCAGGGAGTATCCTTCACCACTGCATTCATTCTCATTGCCGTGCTTCATATTGTACTCGGAGAGCTTGCTCCCAAAGCCATAGCAATCCGCAGGGCAGAGAATATTACCCTGCTCTCGGCTGGACCGATGTCGGTCTTTCACAAAGCCGTTTATCCATTCATCTGGGCCCTTAACGGGCTGGCGAATGCCTTGTTACGTCTTTTGCACATCTCGCCGGATTCGGATCAGGACAATGTGCATACGGAAGAAGAGATTCGGGTCCTGATGAAGGAGAGTGGAGAGAGCGGCCTGCTCGACAGCACGGAGCTGACGATGGTGGACAATATCTTCGAGTTCGCCGACACGACCGCCCGGGAGATTATGATCCCCCGTACGGAAATGATCTGTTTATACTCCCAAAACACACTTGATGAAAATTTGGAAATCGCGCTTGAAGGTATGCGCACCCGTTATCCGGTATGCGATAACGATAAAGACCATATCATCGGATTCATCCATATCAAGGATTTGATTCGCACGGGCAGTCCCGATTACCGGGATTTACTTCGGCCGATGATGACGGTCCCTGAGTCCATACCGATCAGTGACCTGTTGAAGCGCATGCAGAGAGGGAAGACCCAAATCGCGCTTCTGATCGACGAATATGGAGGGACTTCAGGGATTGTTACCCTAGAGGACATTGTTGAACAAATTGTAGGTGAAATTCAGGATGAATTCGATGAAGAGCGGCCTGGATTTGAACAAATTGGCGACAATATGTATTCGATTGATGGGTTGATGCTGATCGATGCCGTTAATGACCGTTTCGGTCTTGAGATGGATTCGGATGATTATGATACGATTGGCGGATGGCTGTACTCAAGGATCGAGGTACTCCCGCCGCGAATTGGCCAGTCTGCCGAATATGGGGGCTGTACATTCATTGTAGAAGAGACGGATCAGAAGCGGATATCGAGGATTAAGCTGCTCAGACATGAAGCATTCGTACAGCTTGAAGAAGCAGGGGCTTAA